A single genomic interval of Cucumis sativus cultivar 9930 chromosome 7, Cucumber_9930_V3, whole genome shotgun sequence harbors:
- the LOC101215354 gene encoding uncharacterized protein LOC101215354 yields the protein MSLANGLKSCAKLLKSSEPLLEKSAKRGFHSTGVKRMGGHAHGHDEPYYLHAKHMYNLDRMKNQKLTMTLGVLTAFSIGVAVPIYAVVFQQKKTASG from the exons ATGTCTTTGGCCAATGGATTGAAGTCATGTGCAAAGCTGCTGAAGTCTTCAGAACCATTGTTGGAGAAATCAG CTAAACGAGGGTTTCACTCAACTGGTGTGAAGAGAATGGGAGGACATGCTCACGGACACGATGAACCTTATTATTTGCACGCAAAGCATATGTACAATTTGGATAggatgaaaaatcaaaagttgaCCATGACGCTTGGAGTATTAACTGCATTCAGTATTGGCGTGGCTGTTCCGATCTATGCAGTCGTCTTTCAGCAGAAGAAGACAGCCTCTGGATGA